In the Telopea speciosissima isolate NSW1024214 ecotype Mountain lineage chromosome 2, Tspe_v1, whole genome shotgun sequence genome, one interval contains:
- the LOC122650761 gene encoding protein FAR1-RELATED SEQUENCE 5-like: MDNPIDTPDKPFIGMQFNSENEAFEFYNSYGGILGFSVRREFVNKCKKDKMTITSRRFICSKQGIRKIDKRVDVIINPRAETRTYCPARMGIKIIKDGKYECHDFIEDHNHDLHIASTTHMMRSQRIILYIQACEIDLADDSRIRPKDMFEYMGKQAGGRQSLGYTRVDHYNYLRTKRQRNLCYGEAGSLLQYFGKQTKLNPSFTYSLQLDTEKQITNIFWADAKMVIDYAIFGDVVTFDTTFCTNKENRPFGIFSGFNHHRGVVIFGAALLYDETVESFKWLFETFLESHGQKKPITFFTDQDVAMAKAISEVFSETWHGLCTWHLMQNGIKHLGNLMKDGSNFLSDVKKCIYQYDEEEHFETAWEQLRFKYQVENGSWLDRIYRLKHKWAICYMKNTFTGGMWSTQLSESINADLKDYTKCTLDIK, from the coding sequence ATGGATAATCCGATAGATACACCCGATAAGCCTTTCATCGGCATGCAGTTTAATTCTGAGAATGAGGCATTTGAGTTCTATAACAGTTACGGAGGAATATTGGGTTTTAGTGTCAGAAGAGAATTTGTAAATAAGTGCAAGAAAGATAAGATGACTATAACTTCGAGGAGATTCATTTGTAGTAAACAAGGTATTCGAAAAATAGACAAACGTGTTGATGTTATAATTAACCCTCGAGCGGAGACGAGAACTTATTGTCCTGCTCGCATGGGaataaagataataaaagatGGGAAATATGAGTGCCATGATTTTATTGAAGATCATAATCACGACCTTCATATAGCATCTACCACTCACATGATGCGGTCACAACGGATAATTTTATACATACAAGCATGTGAAATTGATTTGGCAGATGATTCTAGAATTAGACCGAAGGACATGTTTGAGTACATGGGTAAACAAGCAGGTGGGAGACAGAGCCTTGGTTATACACGAGTCGATCATTACAATTATCTCCGTACTAAACGTCAGCGTAACTTATGCTATGGTGAAGCGGGGAGTTTGTTACAGTATTTTGGGAAACAAACCAAGCTCAATCCCTCTTTTACCTACAGCTTACAGTTGGATACAGAAAAGCAGATAACTAATATTTTTTGGGCGGATGCGAAAATGGTAATCGATTATGCGATTTTTGGTGATGTTGTGACGTTTGATACAACATTTTGTACAAACAAGGAGAATAGGccttttggtattttttctggGTTTAACCATCACAGAGGAGTCGTTATATTTGGGGCAGCACTTTTGTATGATGAGACAGTTGAATCATTCAAATGGTTGTTTGAGACTTTCTTGGAAAGCCATGGACAAAAGAAGCCTATAACATTTTTTACAGATCAAGATGTTGCAATGGCAAAGGCCATTTCAGAGGTGTTTTCTGAAACGTGGCATGGTCTGTGTACTTGGCATTTAATGCAGAATGGGATTAAGCATCTAGGTAACTTAATGAAGGACGGGTCAAACTTCCTATCAGATGTGAAAAAATGCATATATCAATATGATGAGGAAGAACATTTTGAGACTGCATGGGAACAATTAAGGTTCAAGTATCAGGTTGAAAATGGTTCATGGCTGGATCGTATTTATAGACTTAAACATAAGTGGGCCATATGTTATATGAAGAATACATTTACAGGAGGTATGTGGAGTACACAGCTAAGTGAAAGCATAAATGCAGACTTGAAGGATTATACTAAGTGTACTCTAGATATTAAATAG
- the LOC122649783 gene encoding aquaporin TIP4-1-like has protein sequence MGKIALGNGQEAVQPDCIKALVAEFICTFLFVFAGVGAAMTTGKMLGDSLVGLFVVAMAHAMVVAVMISAGFNTSGGHLNPAVTLGLAVGGHITIFRSILYCMDQLLASCLACILLKYLTGGQEVPAHTLASGVGVLQGVIMEIVLTFSLLFAVYATIVDPKKGSVDGFGPLLIGLLVGANVLAGGPYSGASMNPARSFGPALVSGVWTDHWVYWVGPLIGGGLAGLVYENFFIVRSHAPLLGEEETF, from the exons TCTGCACTTTTCTCTTTGTCTTTGCCGGCGTCGGTGCCGCCATGACCAccg GTAAGATGCTTGGAGATTCCCTGGTTGGTCTGTTCGTCGTTGCGATGGCGCATGCAATGGTCGTGGCTGTTATGATCTCCGCCGGATTCAACACCTCCGGTGGCCACCTCAATCCCGCTGTCACTTTGGGACTTGCCGTCGGGGGTCACATCACCATCTTTAGATCTATCCTCTATTGCATGGATCAATTACTAGCTTCTTGCCTTGCTTGTATTCTCCTTAAATACCTTACCGGAGGACAG GAGGTACCAGCTCACACACTTGCCAGTGGGGTGGGGGTCTTACAAGGAGTGATAATGGAAATAGTTCTCACCTTCTCTTTGCTTTTCGCAGTCTATGCGACCATTGTTGATCCCAAAAAGGGGTCTGTGGATGGGTTTGGTCCACTGCTAATTGGGTTGTTGGTGGGTGCTAACGTATTGGCTGGTGGGCCTTACTCTGGGGCATCTATGAACCCGGCCAGATCCTTTGGACCGGCCTTAGTCAGTGGTGTTTGGACCGATCATTGGGTTTACTGGGTTGGACCGCTTATTGGTGGTGGACTTGCCGGTCTTGTGTACGAGAACTTCTTCATCGTCAGATCTCATGCTCCTCtacttggagaagaagaaactttcTAG